The following are from one region of the Plasmodium cynomolgi strain B DNA, chromosome 1, whole genome shotgun sequence genome:
- a CDS encoding hypothetical protein (putative), with the protein MIKRAGCVVISIRKGGTISNNDGYKNTIVKALIEKVTKIKEKNKFFNCNGYYDFLFRNYALHICLDDSFKLFYLQNKDGYFSKKLMRHVCYIISNASIYSLLKFGKEYIINHLSECNIYKYKYVFQNEYYHFVHNLLLLCCLQLCVPSILEKLNQEEQQKIRLKNLHKFCDAMNYVTPQGLESKREKNAPCDVQFLSKVYNCFCANQISPFPFVNKFIYLHLCASYLEFHLERPTLSSLRGEASEWSPTSLHSQRDKSENPLPICQISEMLFYLSKSDLHFYYECFINRYFHVIQTYLLRLTDSPVEDSPLTHVNIDSDISHKEEKIIDRLLVSLINFLSSSYVMGNIEGNISPIILCTYITLVLFKRLYENHFSHFNWSSYDAPKKENVKKDDFILLTQRSKSYFLSLSFAKKCFLLIYVMNNLVQKLPERVIQKWNKWSGEMNITTKICNTNDSLQHCMGGIMPKRNPRSYNNATDCPRRGELPPNIDKCTQRRVNSLEELFPNRNFNFLSNKNNADGNCKKSVLERNFFFFLQQYIRRRFPQWECTSGGSSPMAFFTIDVEIQKREQRG; encoded by the exons ATGATTAAGAGGGCAGGCTGCGTGGTGATATCTATCAGAAAGGGGGGTACAATTTCAAACAACGATGGATATAAAAACACAATTGTTAAGGCCTTAATCGAAAAAGTTACCAAaattaaggagaaaaataaattttttaactgcaACGGGTAttacgattttttatttcgtaaCTACGCTCTGCATATTTGCTTGGACGACTCTTTCAAGCTgttttatttgcaaaataaagatGGCTActttagcaaaaaattgatgagACACGTATGCTACATAATCAGCAATGCGTCCATTTATAGCTTACTAAAATTTGGAAAGGAATACATCATAAATCACCTGTCCGAGTGTAACATTTATAAGTACAAATacgttttccaaaatgagtACTATCATTTTGTGCACAACCTTTTGCTGTTATGCTGTCTACAGTTATGCGTGCcgtccattttggaaaagctCAATCAGGAAGAACAGCAAAAAAtaaggttaaaaaatttgcacaaattttGTGATGCCATGAATTATGTAACACCACAAGGTTTGGAAagtaaaagggaaaagaacgCACCATGTGATGTGCAATTTTTGTCAAAGGTGTACAACTGCTTCTGTGCCAACCAGATAAGTCCGTTCCCGTTTGTGAACAAATTTATATACCTACATTTGTGCGCAAGTTATTTGGAATTCCATTTGGAGAGGCCTACTCTCAGTTCCCTACGTGGAGAAGCCTCTGAGTGGTCCCCAACCAGCTTACACTCACAACGCGATAAAAGTGAAAACCCTTTACCCATATGTCAAATTAGCGAGATGCTGTTTTACCTGTCCAAGAGTGACCTGCATTTTTACTATGAATGTTTTATAAATAGATACTTTCACGTCATACAAACGTACCTGCTTCGCTTGACTGACTCACCAGTAGAGGATTCACCACTGACGCATGTCAATATTGACAGTGACATTTCTcacaaggaagaaaaaattatagatagGCTATTAGTAAGCCTAATAAACTTCTTATCCTCTTCGTATGTAATGGGTAATATCGAGGGGAATATTTCTCCCATCATTTTATGCACCTACATCACATTAGTGCTATTCAAAAGGTTATATGAGAaccatttttcccattttaactGGTCGAGTTATGATGCACccaagaaggaaaatgtaaaaaaggatgactttattttgctaaCGCAGAGGAGTAAGTCTTACTTTCTCAGTTTGTCCTTCGCGAAAAAGTGCTTCCTACTGATATATGTTATGAACAACCTTGTGCAGAAATTGCCTGAACGAGTCATACAAAAGTGGAATAAATGGAGTGGAGAAATGAACATCACGACGAAAATATGTAACACCAATGATTCACTTCAACACTGCATGGGGGGGATAATGCCTAAGCGTAACCCCAGGAGCTACAACAATGCAACAGATTGTCCACGCAGAGGAGAGCTCCCCCCAAATATAGACAAATGCACACAAAGGAGGGTAAACAGCTTGGAAGAATTATTTCCAAACAGGAACTTTAATTTTCTCA GTAACAAAAATAACGCAGATGGGAACTGCAAAAAATCTGTGCTAgagaggaatttttttttctttttacaacaGTACATAAGAAGGCGCTTCCCCCAATGGGAATGCACAAGTGGTGGAAGTTCCCCAATGGCGTTTTTTACCATCGATgtagaaatacaaaaaagggaacagaGAGGATGA
- a CDS encoding DNA mismatch repair enzyme (putative): MGDPQNGSPSVGSLSMEAADADSPAMDANVGSPTVMSFNMETKNNIKYAGICIYNMNTNEFSLCEYIENEHFTILESMLIQCRPTCFLYLSSNDKLDDKRIKLILSLCEIKYRELGKNDFYNTYSMENDLSKLLKPTEDVKNCISFFKLQLACRSFNSIVKYMKLLNDYSATNKCVLTNYNINRYLKLDMAATIALNVHAEHMLGEKKTKCSRGSNLTLFTFLNKCKTKIGERKLLQWVMHPIRDEAKINERLDMVSILKEDGVMRSMIQSDYLRKISDLDVIIKKLKIVNSATVEGEEVDGARKMGGGQMGGSKIGGGKNACSLEDLVKMYDSVVVSKRIYYCLNDYEGKYRNTLEKKFLMPLKEVLISLDSFVKLIELTVDFDELCNNNFLISRKFDEQLEKLASEKDQILQMIKHHRQEVEDDINYLKGVTKKNNAKNAKEDIKLVDCNVNTFLFRAVKKDMSSIQQRKKTYFQMRMNKSEILFTTNKLKDLCKRYDYILQDYNLSQEQLASKAIQVASSYWEPTTKLAKLIAQIDVLCAFAFISASSLSVYVRPIVETNGQVLHLIESRHPLVESNFLLMNNFIPNDVHMNKTDKRLNIITGPNMGGKSTYIRQIALICLMAQIGCFVPCTYAKMPIFSQIMCRVGSSDIQLKGISTFFSEMIEISAIIKNADENTLVIIDELGRGTSTYEGFGISWAVAQYILNKIKCFCLFATHFHEMSNLEEEYQGATNNHISFLYEIRKGYADKSYGVHVAQIAKLPQNVIDKAFEKSKELESVENRHYFRTKLTGTNQDDVHKTDAQKKTHDLLQGIFSATDEERFISHVGQKEAALREVLHEM, from the exons ATGGGGGACCCCCAGAATGGGAGCCCATCGGTGGGGAGCCTTTCAATGGAGGCTGCCGATGCTGACTCCCCCGCGATGGACGCCAACGTGGGCTCCCCCACAGTAATGAGCTTCAacatggaaacaaaaaacaacatcAAGTACGCAGGAATCTGCATCTATAACATGAATACGAATGAGTTCTCCCTATGCGAATACATCGAAAATGAACACTTCACCATTTTAGAATCTATGCTGATACAGTGCAGACCGACATGCTTCCTATATCTCTCAAGTAATGATAAACTGGACGACAAAAGGATAAAACTAATTCTAAGTTTATGTGAAATTAAATATCGTGAGTTAGGAAAGAATGATTTTTACAACACGTATTCGATGGAAAATGATTTGAGTAAGTTACTAAAACCAACAGAAGATGTGAAGAATtgcatctccttttttaagttgCAGTTGGCTTGTCGGTCATTCAATAGCATCGTCAAATATATGAAGCTCCTTAATGACTATAGTGCCACAAATAAATGTGTACTAACAAACTACAACATAAATCGATACCTAAAACTGGACATGGCAGCTACCATCGCGTTGAATGTTCATGCGGAGCATATGttgggagagaagaaaaccAAATGCAGCAGAGGTAGCAACTTAActcttttcacctttttaaacaaatgcAAAACGAAGATTGGGGAACGGAAGCTTCTTCAATGGGTGATGCATCCCATAAGGGACGAAGCTAAAATTAATGAGAGACTAGACATGGTCAGCATATTAAAAGAAGATGGAGTGATGAGGTCCATGATACAATCGGATTATCTTCGAAAGATTAGCGATCTGGatgttataattaaaaagttaaaaattgttaacagtGCCACGGtagagggggaagaagtggatGGCGCGCGCAAAATGGGTGGTGGCCAAATGGGTGGTAGCAAAataggggggggaaaaaacgcgTGCAGTTTAGAAGACTTGGTTAAAATGTACGACTCGGTGGTGGTGTCGAAAAGGATCTACTACTGCCTAAATGATTACGAAGGAAAGTACAGAAATacgttggaaaaaaaatttctcatGCCACTGAAGGAGGTACTCATCAGCCTGGACTCTTTCGTAAAGCTAATCGAACTGACGGTAGATTTCGACGAGTTATGCAACAACAACTTTTTAATATCTCGTAAATTTGACGAACAACTAGAAAAGCTAGCTAGCGAAAAGGACCAAATACTACAAATGATAAAGCACCACAGACAAGAAGTAGAAGACGATATTAATTATCTCAAAGGAGTTACCAAAAAGAATAATGCAAAGAATGCAAAGGAAGATATAAAATTAGTCGATTGTAATGTGAATACGTTTCTATTTAGAGCTGTTAAGAAGGATATGTCTTCAATTcagcagagaaaaaaaacgtacttCCAAATGAGGATGAATAAAAGTGAAATACTTTTTACTACTAACAAGCTGAAGGATCTGTGCAAAAGGTATGATTACATACTGCAAGATTATAACTTATCACAGGAACAGCTAGCTAGTAAGGCCATCCAGGTAGCTTCATCCTACTGGGAACCCACGACAAAATTGGCGAAACTGATTGCACAGATTGACGTACTTTGTGCATTCGCCTTTATCAGTGCTTCTAGTTTATCCGTTTATGTTAGACCTATTGTAGAGACTAATGGGCAGGTACTACACCTTATAGAATCAAGACACCCCCTCGTGGagtccaattttttgttaatgaataattttatccCAAACGATGTACATATGAATAAGACAGACAAACGGTTGAACATTATAACGGGTCCAAATATGGGGGGTAAAAGTACCTACATAAGGCAAATAGCTTTGATATGCTTAATGGCGCAAATTGGGTGCTTCGTCCCTTGCACCTATGCTAAaatgccaattttttctcaaattatGTGTCGAGTGGGTTCGTCCGATATTCAACTTAAAGGCATATCGACTTTCTTTTCCGAGATGATAGAAATTTCAGCCATTATCAAAAATGCAGATGAGAATACCCTTGTCATTATAGACGAATTGGGAAGAGGTACCTCCACTTATGAAGGGTTTGGAATCAGCTGGGCTGTGGCTCAGTACAttcttaacaaaataaaatgcttcTGTTTATTTGCTACTCACTTCCACGAAATGTCCAATCTGGAAGAAGAATACCAAGGGGCTACTAACAACCAT atttcctTCCTTTACGAGATTAGGAAAGGCTATGCTGATAAGAGCTACGGAGTACACGTGGCTCAGATAGCCAAGCTGCCACAAAACGTTATCGACAAGGCCTTTGAAAAATCCAAGGAGTTAGAGTCTGTTGAAAATAGGCACTACTTTCGAACCAAGCTCACGGGAACTAATCAGGACGATGTGCACAAGACGgacgcgcaaaaaaaaacacacgaTTTGTTGCAAGGCATTTTTTCCGCCACAGATGAGGAGCGGTTCATTTCGCACGTCGGGCAGAAGGAAGCTGCGCTGAGGGAGGTGCTTCACGAGATGTAG
- a CDS encoding hypothetical protein (putative) — protein MHREGKIQNVRSTIDKLILSKNNFLSKLLAIIDSNEDAYLINEVILLLLLVAEYNGEVRNIITYERFIETVMRIMQDEHAYLFRPTSDLHFLYEDGNVVVPNKKTKITPHPAANKGNEKREEMNHTQVGAVEVSAVEVSATEVIAPQGDKPHSEQKEMEIYLDNISINIDLKSSLLLLKCLIISSEFGLKYIYELNIFEQFIKLVLNMYNVIIYIYKNDMKKYFSNSIFVLNIFLDVLASSCKVDGVVNSYTGLSCKKFLLILQKERFFESSFFFFFKFMCIYMEKYSNGGRRADQLGHHRNENSSNYDGSSEALMTVGFNRVGNAPLPGGSNSGSISATVSANVSASASSILPNSDSAGGQLGSNPVGASIGSNLAGSSQTGSGQAGGLHAGSNMYSESEQIMRIFKNTHFVGILNMCCKFLLQDESLCVRVLFTPFAVSSGGDETSKSTDKHDEVNSFVEGSLKQKNYFLLEQVLTYYMKHLKQIKYADLLLIMFLYDRKKLFSNTIYEFFLFLGGKHPHVGKYLMDSLLSRRTVFYYCVMHTARRVSKLLLKLKKAFQRRKKTESKSGWKNNDELVISGANRISQKEKFFLKYMNLSELLLKICNLTSSHNPDERLPPADEFLKSAKLSFEQMMYYNTLFTRDYSGMWKHHLQKANEKFSESVLTFRINSILYRKNVKGQMDSLKFLVPMLNAHENIRAICDVRRQKYFFNYSREFSIFCIHFVYSNFIHHSMLSYFFEQSKGSAYRKDPPGGNRNGYSVKRSHSGGDRRKEGGDAECSMLSESDYEDYSQADLDREGSESDDWSEEDRDVDAPNRKGCEDYSLDEDHHSSASSGEETTRQTRTKNKAHLFYSRGGAENERSYLKNKAMKTKGEGGTRGRKNNTQSMAHISEEVSQLRKKLNEQEVTHLEEKIYLNKIIEKKNDIINNMLYSYSMMKEKCVQVESELVKVRTDLGLKEKEYQLVAANDMDDLKAQHIRVLRDYERVGSEKRELETQFEKLTDLLIFLYENVAACRKYMQNVEDVNVFKNPRMGANPGGDPPQPNCEMLEVGADVHMNAEVKGSVDALTQPNDQLNRGGYQLANDQVWGQHSGGAYANVYNPAQQNFPPQGYQNSPYEGSAYGNPQQQGSTYSYANQKMDQGSAYGNPQQQGSTYSYANQKMDQGSVYGNPQQQGSTYSYANQQMDQGGANSHPQQQMHQGSTYAYPPEPMQQVRMYGDPNPPAEGNSSHRVFSEVHPPVTQPPPDRQYEQQYGQLYEQAPPQMYNQLYFQTNPHVYPHMYVESTGQNASGSNALLNVSAGDQGPNCEGSQGQPNEQNCPAEFSGQ, from the exons AAATTGCTAGCAATAATAGACTCTAATGAGGACGCCTATCTTATAAATGAAGTAATTTTACTTCTCCTGCTAGTGGCCGAGTACAACGGGGAGGTTAGGAATATCATCACGTATGAAAGATTTATCGAAACGGTGATGAGAATAATGCAGGATGAACATGCCTACTTGTTTAGACCAACTAGTGACTTGCACTTTTTGTATGAAGACGGCAACGTGGTGGTGCCAAacaaaaagacaaaaattaCTCCCCACCCTGCAGCCAACaaagggaatgaaaaaagggaagaaatgaaCCACACCCAAGTTGGCGCAGTGGAAGTTAGCGCAGTGGAAGTTAGCGCAACCGAAGTGATAGCCCCCCAGGGGGATAAACCTCATAGCGAACAGAAAGAAATGGAGATTTATCTAGACAATATTTCCATAAACATAGACCTAAAGAGCAGCTTGCTCCTTCTCAAGTGCCTCATAATCAGCAGCGAATTTGGCCTCAAGTACATTTACGAACTGAACATATTCGAGCAGTTCATCAAGTTGGTGCTTAACATGTATAATGTTatcatatacatttataaaaatgatatgaaaaaatatttttccaattcaatttttgttcttaacATATTTCTAGATGTTTTGGCTAGCTCATGTAAAGTTGATGGGGTGGTGAATAGCTATACAGGTTTGTCCTGTAAAAagtttttgctcattttgcagAAGGAGAGATTTTTCGaaagctcttttttttttttttttaaatttatgtgtATCTATATGGAGAAATATTCGAATGGTGGTAGACGAGCAGATCAGCTTGGTCATCACCGGAATGAAAACTCCTCAAATTATGACGGTAGTAGTGAGGCCCTTATGACTGTGGGGTTCAATCGAGTTGGCAATGCGCCCCTGCCAGGAGGCAGTAATAGCGGCAGTATCAGTGCTACCGTAAGCGCAAACGTAAGTGCCAGCGCAAGCAGCATCCTCCCGAATAGCGACAGTGCTGGAGGCCAGCTGGGAAGCAATCCGGTGGGCGCCAGTATTGGAAGCAACTTGGCAGGGAGCAGTCAGACGGGGAGTGGACAAGCGGGAGGTCTCCACGCGGGTAGCAATATGTACAGCGAAAGTGAGCAAATCATGAGGATATTCAAGAATACCCACTTCGTTGGCATCCTCAACATGTGCTGCAAATTTCTCCTCCAGGATGAGAGCCTCTGCGTAAGGGTTCTCTTTACCCCCTTTGCTGTTAGCAGTGGTGGAGATGAAACATCCAAATCAACGGACAAACATGACGAGGTGAACTCTTTCGTGGAGGGCTCCCTCAAGCAGAAGAACTACTTCCTCCTAGAACAAGTGCTAACATACTACATGAAACATTTGAAGCAAATTAAATATGCGGACCTGCTGCTGATTATGTTTCTGTACGATCGAAAGAAGCTTTTTAGTAACACCAtttatgagttttttttattcttgggggggaagcacccaCATGTGGGGAAATACCTAATGGACTCTCTCCTCTCTCGGAGAACGGTCTTCTACTACTGTGTGATGCATACTGCACGCAGAGTATCGAAGCTGCTTCTCAAACTGAAGAAGGCCTTtcagaggaggaagaaaacggAGAGTAAATCAGGGTGGAAAAACAACGACGAGTTGGTAATTTCAGGAGCAAACAGAATTtctcaaaaggaaaaattctttttaaaatatatgaacttGTCAGAATTGCTACTCAAAATTTGTAACCTGACGAGCAGCCATAACCCTGATGAAAGGTTACCCCCTGCGGATGAGTTTTTAAAGAGTGCAAAGTTAAGCTTTGAACAAATGATGTACTACAATACACTGTTTACACGCGATTACAGCGGAATGTGGAAACACCATCTTCAGAAAGCAAACGAAAAATTCAGCGAAAGCGTATTAACGTTTAGGATAAATTCCAttttatatagaaaaaatgtgaagggtCAGATGGACTCCCTTAAGTTTTTAGTACCCATGTTAA ATGCACATGAAAATATAAGAGCCATTTGCGATGTGAGGAGGCAgaagtattttttcaattactCCAGGgagttctccattttttgcatccaCTTTGTTTATTCGAATTTTATTCACCACTCCATGTTGAGCTACTTCTTTGAGCAATCCAAGGGTTCTGCATATCGGAAGGATCCTCCAGGTGGGAACAGAAATGGGTACTCTGTGAAGAGGAGTCACTCCGGGGGGGATCGACGCAAAGAGGGGGGGGACGCCGAATGTAGTATGTTGAGCGAGTCGGACTATGAGGATTATTCCCAAGCTGATCTCGACAGGGAAGGTAGCGAATCGGACGACTGGAGCGAAGAAGACCGCGATGTGGATGCTCCTAACAGGAAGGGGTGTGAAGATTATTCACTCGATGAGGACCACCACAGCAGTGCCTCAAGCGGAGAGGAAACTACTCGCCAAAcgagaacaaaaaataaagcgcaCCTTTTTTACAGCAGAGGAGGGGCAGAAAATGAACGAAGTTATCTCAAAAATAAGGCGATGAAGACAAAGGGAGAGGGAGGGACACGAGGCAGGAAAAACAACACTCAATCGATGGCACACATCAGTGAGGAGGTTAGCCAACTCAGAAAAAAACTAAACGAACAAGAAGTTACCCacttggaggaaaaaatttacctaaataaaattatcgaaaaaaaaaatgacatcatAAATAACATGCTGTATTCCTACTCAATGATGAAGGAGAAGTGCGTGCAGGTAGAATCAGAACTGGTCAAGGTCAGAACCGACTTAGGGTTGAAAGAGAAGGAGTACCAACTCGTTGCGGCCAACGACATGGATGATCTGAAAGCACAACACATCCGTGTGTTACGTGATTATGAAAGGGTAGGCAGTGAAAAAAGAGAGTTAGAAACACAATTCGAAAAGCTTACCGACTTGTTAATTTTCCTTTACGAAAATGTGGCTGCTTGTCGAAAGTACATGCAGAACGTGGAGGATGtaaacgtttttaaaaatcccAGGATGGGTGCAAACCCAGGGGGAGACCCGCCTCAGCCAAACTGTGAAATGCTTGAGGTGGGGGCCGATGTCCATATGAATGCCGAGGTGAAGGGCAGCGTAGATGCCCTCACACAGCCAAATGACCAGCTAAACAGGGGTGGGTACCAACTAGCGAATGACCAAGTGTGGGGACAGCACAGCGGCGGCGCTTATGCGAACGTGTATAACCCCGCGCAGCAGAACTTCCCCCCACAGGGGTACCAGAACAGCCCTTACGAGGGCAGCGCGTACGGCAACCCCCAGCAGCAGGGAAGCACGTACAGTTACGCCAACCAAAAAATGGATCAGGGAAGCGCGTACGGCAACCCCCAGCAGCAGGGCAGCACGTACAGTTACGCCAACCAGAAAATGGATCAGGGAAGCGTGTACGGCAACCCCCAGCAGCAGGGAAGCACGTACAGTTACGCCAACCAACAAATGGATCAGGGCGGCGCAAACAGCCACCCCCAGCAGCAGATGCATCAGGGCAGCACGTACGCCTACCCCCCCGAACCGATGCAGCAGGTGCGTATGTATGGAGACCCCAACCCGCCGGCGGAGGGAAATTCGAGCCATCGGGTCTTCAGTGAAGTGCACCCCCCAGTTACGCAGCCTCCTCCCGATCGGCAATATGAGCAACAGTACGGACAGTTATACGAACAGGCCCCCCCGCAGATGTACAACCAACTGTATTTCCAAACGAACCCACACGTGTACCCCCACATGTACGTGGAGTCTACTGGACAAAACGCAAGCGGGTCGAACGCCTTACTGAACGTTTCTGCCGGTGATCAAGGGCCTAACTGTGAAGGGTCGCAGGGGCAGCCAAATGAGCAAAACTGTCCAGCTGAATTTTCGGGACAGTGA